The region ttaaatggttagcattaagggtGGGGctaggcatactgtgcatgataaccaattctgtttttttaatctcagaacagcagaaaaacaaaatcttgtttaataagaatttccttcatttgactttgttttatttttatttttctggtttttggaaggaaaaagacaTCCAAAAATTGACTTTTAATAGCGTAGATTATTGAATAATGTACAGTTACTTGTACAAATGTAGTTCAGGAGAAAGCCCCTTTGTGGTTATAAGTACTTGaaaaatcaaattcaaagttttttttctggtagtTCATAAAGTTTGTAACCTTTATTAAACATTCATTACTTGTATGTAGTTGAACAATGAGaagtcatttccttgtttttgcacctcATGTACATGTGTCACTGGTCAAGTGCTTTTTTGCACGCGGCAGTGaaacttattgttttagttgtgtCTAATGACACATTCATTTCTTCAGTAATTTGTAGTCTGTTTAGAGCAATCCAAGTGtcaataattccaaatttggttacaacTCTCATAAATCCATGTTCTTTTTCGATTACTTTACCAAGAAGAGTGTTCGGATGTAATGGACTTTTGTCAActttatcaatttttattttgacaaagttgttgacttggAATGAAATAGCATTGGGTCtgcttgttgtcattttgttgttctatttcctttgtgtgtttcttgctttttcttgTTGAGATGTCCTTATCTCCTTTGTTGACTTGATAAGTGAATGACAAGCACGTTTAGGTGCAGGTTCTGCATCCACATCTTcacattcttcttcttcttcttcttccatggTAGAATGTTGATCATTTCTCTTATCTGGGGTagttttggtttctttccaTGGTGGTATGCCAAATACCAATTCATAgggtgtttgttttgttgcttcatgttccacaatgttctttttgtaagcagcttcCCCTAGTACCTGACACCAATGATTTggactttgtttcttttcttttaagataTTTCTAATGTTTTGCTTTACTGTTTGATTGTTCCTTTCCACCACACCTTGAGTTGATGGTTTTCTGGGAGCTCCATGAAGTTGAGCGATGCCGTTGTTCTTGCAGAATTGGGACATCAGAGAATTCTTACATTCTCGTCCATTGTCAGTGTGTATTTTCTGAGGGAATCCAAATTGCCAGCAAAATTGAGAGAGGCATTCCAATACATCTTCAGCTTGCTTATTTTTCAATGGATAAAGCCAtgaatattttgtgaaatgatcaatcatgtggagaatccaattgtgtttgcgatgacatgtacatggtaagtttctaagGTCCATTAGATCCAGTTGCAAATGCGTTAGGAATCCTCTTGCTTGAATAGGAGCTAGCACAGGCTGTTTTTGTCTGCTGCTGATTGACTTTTGTTCTTCATGTATTGAGCAGAGTGACACAAAGAGTTGTATTACTTCTTGGGACACTGACTCGTAGTTTCGCTTAACATACGTGTCCATCTTGTCTCTTCCTTTGTGCGCAATATTCGAATGGGCTTGGCAAAGAACTTGGTGTAGTTGGCATTTTTGACCAATTTCTTTTCCGTTCTtggataatattttgccacccttcagtttccatccttttcttttgataattgctACGTCTTGACTTGTCAGATTTGTTCTGTCCATGCTGTCTTCATTACGTGTTTCTAACCACTTCATTGCATCGTTGTAAAAGTTGTCGTCAATAAAAAGGGTtattttgcttgcttttgtctttttggaagCTTTAACTTCCCCCAATTTTTTGTagaatatctctgaatcaaCACAACTTGTGTTAGCCATTTTACGAACCGTACAGGGCCACGCATTGCGTTTGCATTGCGCACGAGTAAACTTTTGCATAAATACTATGACCGAGAAGAGTCTGGGCCCTCTTGCACCAGGAGAAAAGTATTTGCTCTTAAAATTAATGACGACTGCTTTTCCAAGTCCTGTGTGGTTCAGCGGTTAGTTACAGCAAAGACCTCAATACTAAGGGATGTCAGAGGTACCCGGTTCAAGTCTCGGAAAATGCAGTTCAAAGCGATTTCTTTCTCTCATGTACACATTGCACACAGAGTAGTGGTAGGTATGACAAATGGATCAGGGGATGGATGATTAAGGGGAGAGAGTAGAGAGGAAAGTGGGAGGAGGgaaagcttttttttgttttgttttttttttgttttcaacccccctaaaaaaaccaCGCcccttttttttcaaccacaccccataaagaaaatcccttttaaaacagttgataaataacctaggttaattaatttcacctagtttgatttaaatggcCCTGAgtttaatttcaacctgtaacatataCTTCTTGAGAACATTTCCAAAAGCCTGGGAAGGATCATTATAACCTGGCAACTCCG is a window of Montipora capricornis isolate CH-2021 chromosome 13, ASM3666992v2, whole genome shotgun sequence DNA encoding:
- the LOC138030443 gene encoding KRAB-A domain-containing protein 2-like: MANTSCVDSEIFYKKLGEVKASKKTKASKITLFIDDNFYNDAMKWLETRNEDSMDRTNLTSQDVAIIKRKGWKLKGGKILSKNGKEIGQKCQLHQVLCQAHSNIAHKGRDKMDTYVKRNYESVSQEVIQLFVSLCSIHEEQKSISSRQKQPVLAPIQARGFLTHLQLDLMDLRNLPCTCHRKHNWILHMIDHFTKYSWLYPLKNKQAEDVLECLSQFCWQFGFPQKIHTDNGRECKNSLMSQFCKNNGIAQLHGAPRKPSTQGVVERNNQTVKQNIRNILKEKKQSPNHWCQVLGEAAYKKNIVEHEATKQTPYELVFGIPPWKETKTTPDKRNDQHSTMEEEEEEECEDVDAEPAPKRACHSLIKSTKEIRTSQQEKARNTQRK